One part of the Thermoanaerobacterium sp. CMT5567-10 genome encodes these proteins:
- the larC gene encoding nickel pincer cofactor biosynthesis protein LarC, giving the protein MRFLYFDCFAGISGDMTISSLLSHGIDIDKFKGELSKLPLDGYDLEFGSAKKNGITANTFKVNYDDHHHHHRTMKDIENIINRSSLNDDVKEMSLKIFRNLADAEGKVHGMSPEEVHFHEVGAVDSIIDIVGTSVLINMIAPDKIIFSKLPVGSGFVNSQHGVIPVPAPATAELLKGIPVYDNGISGELVTPTGAAIAKTIADEFGTIPEVKIDSIGYGAGFKDFEIPNVLRTMIGTIDVKKK; this is encoded by the coding sequence ATGAGATTTCTATACTTTGATTGCTTTGCAGGAATTTCTGGTGATATGACAATTTCATCTCTTCTTAGCCATGGTATCGATATTGATAAATTTAAAGGCGAATTAAGTAAATTGCCACTTGATGGATATGATTTAGAATTTGGAAGCGCAAAGAAAAATGGCATAACTGCAAATACTTTCAAAGTTAATTATGATGACCATCACCATCATCATAGAACTATGAAAGATATAGAGAATATCATAAATCGAAGTTCGCTGAATGATGATGTAAAAGAAATGAGTCTTAAGATATTTCGCAATTTAGCAGATGCTGAAGGCAAAGTGCATGGGATGTCGCCTGAGGAAGTTCACTTTCATGAAGTCGGTGCAGTTGATTCTATAATCGATATAGTTGGGACATCTGTGCTTATAAATATGATTGCACCAGATAAGATAATTTTTTCAAAACTTCCTGTAGGATCAGGCTTTGTAAATAGCCAGCATGGTGTGATACCTGTACCTGCACCGGCAACAGCGGAGCTTTTAAAGGGTATACCGGTGTATGACAATGGAATAAGTGGAGAGCTTGTAACGCCTACAGGTGCAGCTATAGCAAAAACAATAGCTGATGAATTTGGAACGATTCCAGAAGTGAAGATCGATTCAATAGGATACGGTGCTGGATTTAAGGACTTTGAG
- the larB gene encoding nickel pincer cofactor biosynthesis protein LarB, whose amino-acid sequence MYDNVIRDVLKKYENGYIGLNEAVDILKKLPYEDLGFAKIDYNREVRRGFPEVIYCEGKTPEQVKEIALRMYERGSNVLGTRASIEHFEALKEVCDKAVYYDVARIISIKSEEIMPTKGVIGVVAAGTSDLPVAEEAAVTAELMGNSVKRIYDVGVAGIHRLMSKVEELRKFRVIICIAGMEGALPTVVGGLVACPIIAVPTSVGYGANFHGLSALLAMLNSCSSGVSVVNIDNGFGAAYSASLINKIGE is encoded by the coding sequence ATGTACGATAACGTAATAAGGGACGTTCTTAAAAAATATGAAAATGGCTATATAGGATTAAATGAGGCAGTTGATATATTAAAAAAGCTTCCATACGAAGATTTAGGGTTTGCAAAGATTGACTACAATAGAGAAGTTAGACGAGGTTTCCCTGAAGTCATTTACTGTGAAGGTAAGACGCCTGAACAGGTTAAGGAAATAGCGCTTAGGATGTATGAAAGGGGAAGCAATGTTTTAGGTACTAGGGCGTCTATTGAACACTTTGAAGCATTGAAGGAAGTATGCGATAAGGCAGTTTATTACGATGTGGCGAGGATTATATCGATTAAATCAGAAGAGATAATGCCTACAAAAGGTGTTATCGGTGTTGTGGCAGCAGGTACATCTGACTTGCCTGTTGCTGAAGAAGCTGCTGTAACGGCAGAACTTATGGGGAATTCTGTAAAGCGTATATATGATGTAGGTGTAGCTGGAATACACAGATTGATGAGCAAAGTTGAAGAATTGAGAAAATTTAGAGTCATAATATGTATAGCAGGAATGGAAGGTGCACTACCTACTGTAGTCGGAGGGCTTGTGGCTTGTCCAATTATCGCAGTTCCAACAAGCGTGGGATATGGAGCTAATTTTCATGGACTTTCTGCACTGCTTGCTATGCTTAATTCATGCTCCAGCGGTGTCAGCGTAGTGAACATCGATAATGGGTTTGGTGCAGCTTATTCAGCAAGTTTAATAAACAAGATAGGAGAGTAA
- the larE gene encoding ATP-dependent sacrificial sulfur transferase LarE → MRLEEKYENLKKYIKELGSAVIAFSGGVDSTFLAKVCKDVLNDSCLAVTATSSTYPEREFKEALELAKEIGIRHKIIKSEELEIEGFSKNPIDRCYYCKSELFSKLKKVADDEGIEYVLDGTNADDTGDFRPGRRAAKELGVKSPLLECGFTKDDIREMSKNLGLPTWNKPAYACLSSRFPYGQEITSEKLSMVEKSEEYLLKLGFVGFRVRHHGDIARIELNPDQINMMMDENIRKKVVSKLKEIGFKYVSLDLEGYRTGSMNEAISELINNVR, encoded by the coding sequence ATGAGACTAGAAGAAAAATATGAGAATTTAAAAAAGTATATAAAGGAACTTGGAAGTGCTGTCATAGCATTTTCAGGTGGAGTTGATAGCACTTTTCTTGCTAAAGTTTGCAAAGATGTGCTAAATGATAGTTGTTTAGCTGTTACAGCCACATCATCTACATATCCGGAAAGAGAATTTAAAGAAGCTCTGGAGCTAGCAAAGGAGATTGGTATAAGACATAAAATAATAAAATCTGAGGAACTTGAAATAGAGGGATTTTCCAAAAATCCTATAGATAGATGTTATTACTGTAAAAGCGAATTGTTTTCTAAGCTTAAAAAAGTTGCTGATGATGAAGGAATAGAGTATGTTTTAGATGGAACAAATGCTGATGATACGGGAGATTTTAGACCGGGTAGGCGTGCAGCAAAAGAATTAGGTGTCAAAAGCCCTCTTTTAGAATGTGGCTTTACGAAGGACGATATAAGGGAGATGTCAAAGAATTTAGGTCTTCCTACATGGAACAAACCTGCTTATGCCTGTCTTTCATCCCGCTTTCCTTATGGACAAGAGATAACAAGTGAGAAATTGTCGATGGTTGAAAAATCAGAAGAATACCTTTTAAAATTGGGCTTTGTGGGATTTAGAGTGAGGCACCATGGCGATATTGCCAGAATAGAACTTAATCCAGATCAGATTAATATGATGATGGATGAAAACATCAGGAAAAAAGTTGTATCAAAATTGAAAGAAATAGGCTTTAAATATGTTTCACTTGATCTTGAAGGTTATAGAACAGGCAGTATGAATGAAGCAATATCGGAGCTGATAAATAATGTACGATAA
- a CDS encoding CDP-alcohol phosphatidyltransferase family protein, translated as MNIPNILTMIRFVLIPVFVYSFFYINNGNIYAAVIFIISGLTDVLDGYIARHYNQITKIGILMDPLADKLMIITVLASLWIKGIIPFFIILIVIVKEVTMIIGAFILYRKKDIAIPANKFGKGATLLFYIAIIFSIFDWPYGLTLMVIALLLALIAFFIYSVEFKFYNYKQ; from the coding sequence ATGAATATACCGAATATCTTAACGATGATTAGATTTGTGTTGATACCCGTATTTGTTTACAGTTTTTTTTACATAAACAATGGCAATATATACGCTGCAGTTATATTTATAATATCTGGATTGACTGATGTTCTTGATGGATATATTGCCCGTCATTACAATCAGATAACAAAAATAGGCATATTGATGGATCCATTGGCAGACAAGCTGATGATAATAACAGTGCTAGCAAGTCTGTGGATAAAGGGAATAATACCCTTTTTTATAATATTGATTGTAATTGTAAAAGAGGTTACCATGATCATTGGCGCATTTATTCTATACAGGAAAAAAGACATTGCAATACCTGCCAATAAATTTGGGAAAGGGGCAACACTACTTTTTTACATCGCAATAATTTTTTCAATTTTTGATTGGCCTTATGGTCTTACGTTAATGGTAATAGCACTGCTACTTGCGCTTATAGCTTTCTTTATTTATTCAGTTGAGTTTAAATTTTACAATTATAAACAATAG
- a CDS encoding phosphatase PAP2 family protein, with the protein MQAAIIKDIQLLSNPILDYIFIGITMMGSSYFYFLVLPIFYWCVDKRFGLKIGIILLSSVYVNTVVKNVTMVQRPIGYPGIRSIFTQSAGGYSFPSGHAQGTTTFWGTLMVKYNRKCINVLGIASIVLVSLSRLYLGVHWPVDIIGGILIAVLIIIIGELVDSIIVESKFDIQLAYKVILAIIVPTALIILFPYTENFEYMGLASGILIGYFVDEKYYAFTVSNSIKKQIYKVMIGALIFLALQNGLKYILPYTNVFNTVRYLICGLWLSIGAPLTFNKLKLNKRTL; encoded by the coding sequence ATGCAAGCAGCTATTATAAAAGATATTCAGCTTTTATCAAATCCAATTTTAGATTATATTTTTATCGGTATTACCATGATGGGCAGCTCTTACTTTTATTTTTTAGTATTGCCTATATTTTATTGGTGCGTTGATAAGAGATTTGGACTTAAAATTGGTATAATTCTTTTGTCATCTGTTTATGTCAATACTGTAGTAAAAAATGTAACAATGGTTCAAAGGCCAATTGGCTATCCAGGCATAAGATCGATTTTTACTCAATCTGCCGGCGGATACTCTTTTCCAAGCGGTCATGCGCAGGGAACAACTACCTTTTGGGGAACACTGATGGTTAAGTACAACAGAAAATGCATCAATGTTTTAGGAATAGCTTCTATAGTTCTCGTTTCCCTATCAAGACTGTATTTAGGCGTTCATTGGCCTGTAGACATAATTGGAGGCATATTAATTGCCGTTTTAATAATAATTATCGGTGAACTTGTGGATAGCATCATAGTCGAAAGTAAATTTGATATACAACTTGCCTATAAAGTAATCTTAGCAATTATTGTCCCTACTGCATTAATAATTCTGTTTCCATATACTGAAAATTTTGAATACATGGGACTGGCATCAGGTATTTTGATAGGATATTTTGTTGATGAAAAATACTACGCTTTTACAGTTAGTAATTCAATTAAAAAACAGATATACAAGGTTATGATAGGTGCATTAATTTTCTTGGCCTTACAAAATGGTTTAAAGTATATTTTGCCTTATACAAATGTGTTTAATACTGTAAGATATCTCATATGCGGGTTATGGCTTTCAATTGGTGCACCATTAACATTCAATAAACTTAAACTCAATAAGAGAACTTTATAA
- a CDS encoding NAD(P)/FAD-dependent oxidoreductase, whose product MDFVIIGNGIAALSAAESIRKNDKESKITMITREPYNTYFRMKLSHLLGHEYELEKLYVRPESWYKSNNIDTMLKCSVVSLDTDKKIIHLDSSDKITYDKLIIATGSYSFIPPVKGRDKNGVYAIRSLDDVNNLNKYIKDKKRGIVVGGGLLGLEAAWSLKQAGYDINVIEFFPRLLPKQSDEEGSKIIENIIENSGIKLILNAEVAEITGDDADGVILKDGRKVQADFVIFSAGIRPNVDIAKDSDIKINRGILVDDFMRTNVDDVFAAGDVAEYNGKIYGLWTVAMAQGRNAGLNAAGIRTKYKEVIPSSTLKITGVDVFSSGDISGEKSTSYSYKDGNIYYKLFIKDNKLVGAILIGDISSSTKIKKAIDSGYNLKEILDSSKDAKSILETL is encoded by the coding sequence ATGGATTTTGTCATAATAGGCAACGGAATTGCTGCATTATCAGCCGCTGAAAGCATTAGGAAAAATGATAAAGAATCTAAAATAACGATGATTACAAGGGAACCGTACAATACATATTTCAGGATGAAATTGTCTCATTTATTGGGACATGAATACGAATTAGAAAAACTATACGTTAGACCTGAATCTTGGTACAAAAGCAACAATATTGATACTATGCTAAAGTGCAGCGTAGTGTCTTTAGATACAGACAAAAAAATTATACACTTAGATAGTAGTGATAAAATTACATACGATAAGCTTATAATTGCAACTGGAAGCTATAGTTTTATTCCGCCGGTTAAAGGAAGAGACAAAAATGGTGTTTATGCAATAAGAAGTCTGGATGATGTTAATAATTTAAACAAATATATAAAAGACAAGAAAAGAGGAATTGTAGTTGGAGGAGGATTATTAGGGCTTGAAGCTGCATGGTCATTAAAACAGGCTGGATATGATATAAATGTTATTGAATTTTTTCCGAGACTGTTGCCTAAGCAATCTGATGAAGAAGGCTCAAAGATTATTGAGAATATTATAGAAAACAGTGGAATCAAACTCATACTGAATGCAGAAGTAGCAGAGATAACTGGCGATGATGCAGACGGTGTAATATTAAAAGATGGGAGAAAAGTCCAAGCTGATTTTGTGATATTTTCAGCAGGAATCAGACCTAATGTAGATATAGCAAAAGATTCTGATATAAAAATCAACAGAGGGATTTTGGTAGACGATTTCATGAGAACGAATGTGGATGATGTATTTGCAGCAGGAGATGTTGCAGAATATAATGGCAAAATATATGGTCTTTGGACTGTTGCAATGGCACAAGGCAGAAATGCAGGGTTAAATGCGGCAGGCATTAGGACAAAATACAAAGAAGTCATTCCATCAAGTACATTAAAAATAACGGGCGTTGATGTATTTTCGTCTGGCGATATATCTGGGGAAAAATCCACTTCATACAGTTATAAGGATGGAAATATTTATTATAAGCTGTTTATAAAGGATAACAAATTAGTCGGTGCAATTCTCATTGGCGATATAAGCAGCTCTACTAAAATCAAAAAAGCAATTGATTCTGGATATAATTTAAAAGAGATTTTGGATTCCTCAAAAGATGCTAAAAGTATACTTGAAACTTTATAA
- a CDS encoding FprA family A-type flavoprotein, translating into MDKVVKIKNDVYWVGVLDPDLEYFDIVWRTPWGTSYNSYLVKGSEKIALIETVKEPFYDEYIDKIKSLVDLKDIDYIIMDHTEPDHSGALPRLLKEATNAEVIGSRTAITFLKGQINRDFNSRVVKDGDFIDLGGKTLRFIMAPFLHWPDTMFTYLVEEKILFTCDAFGCHYTPKHLFNDLEDDFSDAYKLYFDSIVSPFKPKVLEAIEKIRNLPIDVIAVGHGPVLRKDIEKYVETYKKWSTYDTNTKKKVLIYYVSAYGNTRKMAEEISNGIKDSGVIDVDIYNAKAVNLDDARDKIEKADGLLFGSPTITGDAVEPIWDVIDRINPIKNKNKPAAVFGSYGWSGEAIPLMEERLKGLKLNLVEPGLKINFIPSDDDLEKCRDFGRIFASSLV; encoded by the coding sequence ATGGATAAAGTTGTTAAAATAAAAAATGATGTTTATTGGGTAGGAGTATTAGATCCTGATCTTGAGTATTTTGACATAGTATGGAGGACACCATGGGGAACGTCGTATAATTCTTATTTAGTAAAAGGCAGTGAAAAGATTGCTTTGATTGAAACGGTTAAAGAGCCATTTTACGATGAATATATTGATAAGATAAAAAGTCTTGTTGATTTAAAAGACATAGATTATATAATAATGGATCATACGGAGCCTGATCATTCAGGGGCACTGCCGAGACTTCTTAAGGAGGCTACAAATGCAGAGGTCATTGGTAGCAGGACAGCTATCACATTTTTAAAGGGGCAGATAAATCGCGATTTCAATTCAAGAGTTGTAAAAGACGGCGATTTTATTGATTTGGGTGGAAAGACTTTGAGATTTATTATGGCACCTTTTCTGCATTGGCCTGATACCATGTTTACGTATTTAGTAGAAGAAAAAATTTTATTTACATGTGATGCTTTTGGCTGCCATTATACTCCTAAACATTTATTTAATGACCTTGAAGATGATTTTTCTGACGCATATAAGCTGTACTTTGATTCTATCGTAAGTCCTTTTAAACCGAAAGTTCTAGAAGCTATAGAGAAAATTAGAAATTTACCAATCGATGTGATAGCGGTAGGTCATGGGCCAGTATTGAGAAAAGATATAGAAAAATACGTTGAGACCTATAAAAAATGGAGCACATATGATACAAATACAAAGAAGAAAGTGCTGATATACTATGTTTCTGCATACGGCAATACTAGAAAGATGGCGGAAGAGATAAGCAATGGCATCAAAGATTCTGGGGTTATAGACGTGGATATATACAATGCAAAGGCAGTTAATTTAGATGATGCAAGGGATAAGATTGAAAAAGCAGACGGGCTGCTGTTTGGTTCGCCGACGATTACTGGTGACGCTGTTGAACCCATCTGGGATGTTATAGATAGGATAAATCCTATAAAAAATAAGAATAAGCCTGCTGCAGTTTTTGGCTCATATGGATGGAGTGGCGAGGCGATACCTTTGATGGAGGAAAGGCTTAAAGGGTTAAAGCTTAATTTGGTTGAGCCAGGTCTTAAAATTAATTTCATTCCAAGTGATGATGATTTAGAAAAATGCAGGGATTTTGGAAGAATATTTGCATCATCACTTGTGTAA
- a CDS encoding ribonuclease H-like YkuK family protein, which translates to MNFINPTKGLLDLDKMFDDIIEFIKDDKDSSYKLMIGTDSQPGRVICFVSAVIIYREGKGARYYYRKFQHKKIPSLRQRIFMEANYSIELANLLSAKFEKMGKTDFNIEIHLDVGENGKTKDIIKEVVGMVTGCGFDAQVKPDSYGASKVADKYTKSM; encoded by the coding sequence TTGAATTTTATAAATCCCACAAAAGGCCTTTTAGATCTTGATAAGATGTTTGATGATATTATAGAGTTTATAAAAGATGACAAAGATTCCAGCTACAAACTTATGATAGGAACCGATTCGCAGCCTGGTAGAGTTATATGCTTTGTTTCGGCTGTTATCATATATCGCGAGGGAAAAGGCGCTAGATATTATTATAGAAAATTTCAACATAAAAAAATTCCATCTCTTAGGCAAAGGATTTTCATGGAGGCCAATTACAGCATAGAACTTGCAAATCTTTTATCAGCTAAATTTGAGAAGATGGGCAAAACTGATTTCAATATAGAAATACATCTTGATGTTGGTGAAAATGGGAAGACGAAAGATATTATAAAGGAAGTAGTTGGAATGGTTACAGGTTGTGGCTTTGACGCACAGGTAAAACCTGATTCGTATGGAGCAAGTAAAGTCGCTGATAAGTATACAAAATCCATGTAA
- a CDS encoding lipid II flippase Amj family protein, producing the protein MVDIKRLIIVCFFTMVINLIDTLSYSIRPSGVRTKKLAVSLSLFNIMAVISRLSNMIQGPFLGSLVDISIKYNMVPLLGLNMRLVLLSATMGAVIGAPLMPTFVSVFSAAINGMETAGSVPKLILMSLKWENIKRIRSKIVLPRLSMLKGIKETNIPKSFLIYNVIITSIYTTGIISSLYAGALLPEFRTTASLLSGIVNGFATILLTVIVDPVAALITDQALAGKRTQKDVNTMVVLLVFGKIIGTLLAQVVFLPASHLILFVTKLIV; encoded by the coding sequence ATGGTAGATATTAAAAGGCTTATAATTGTTTGCTTTTTTACGATGGTGATAAATTTAATAGATACGTTATCGTATTCTATAAGACCATCTGGTGTAAGGACAAAAAAGCTTGCAGTTTCACTATCGCTTTTCAACATTATGGCTGTAATTTCAAGGCTATCAAACATGATACAGGGACCATTTCTTGGGAGTTTAGTTGACATATCGATAAAATACAATATGGTTCCACTTCTTGGTTTAAACATGAGACTTGTATTATTGTCGGCAACAATGGGTGCAGTCATTGGAGCGCCTCTTATGCCAACGTTTGTATCTGTGTTCTCTGCAGCAATCAATGGTATGGAGACTGCAGGTTCTGTGCCTAAGCTTATATTGATGTCTTTAAAATGGGAAAATATAAAGAGGATACGAAGCAAGATAGTTTTGCCTAGGCTTAGCATGCTTAAAGGCATTAAAGAGACTAATATACCAAAAAGCTTTTTGATTTACAATGTCATAATAACGTCTATTTATACAACGGGTATCATTTCGTCATTGTATGCTGGAGCACTTCTGCCTGAATTTCGCACAACTGCCAGTCTTCTTTCAGGAATAGTTAACGGATTCGCTACTATTCTCTTAACAGTTATCGTTGATCCTGTTGCAGCACTGATTACAGATCAAGCACTTGCGGGGAAGAGAACTCAGAAAGATGTCAATACTATGGTTGTATTGCTGGTATTTGGCAAAATAATTGGTACATTGCTTGCACAAGTCGTGTTTTTGCCGGCATCTCACTTGATTCTTTTTGTCACAAAATTAATTGTTTAA
- a CDS encoding MFS transporter has product MEKLRTNKWIILSAVLIGTVMGPIDGSVTNIAMPQLAKIFHTDITTTSWISMTYLLMLSSLMLTFGRLGDMVGYKKLYQYGLITFSATSAILSMSNNIYMLIVVRAFQAIGAGMLMSMAPAIITATFPPNERGKALGFNAMAVSIGLSIGPTLGGFLLTYLGWRSIFYINIPIGIIGFIWAQVVVPDNKGVPEKFDPLGAMSAFLFLTGLLLFISEGGTWGWTSIPSMISLATFIVFFIIFIMIENNLEFPMLDLSLFKIRLFTFGNLSTLINFMAQNTMTFLTPFLLQKIGYSTDLSGIIMTSFPLIMLVVAPLSGILSDRYGAQILSTIGALITAIALFSMSTLNLHSSMASIMSRLGLFGIGNGIFQTPNNSSVMGSVSKNRLGIASAFLATMRNAGMVLGIAMGSAIFTNREMFYESLKINSNNAFLFGLRDAYIVAGVFSIICALTSLVRDKINKKNNLEKDGV; this is encoded by the coding sequence ATGGAAAAACTTCGCACTAATAAATGGATAATCTTATCGGCTGTTTTAATAGGTACCGTAATGGGACCTATAGACGGCAGTGTAACAAATATAGCGATGCCACAACTTGCAAAAATATTTCACACAGATATAACAACTACAAGCTGGATTTCCATGACATACTTATTAATGCTATCAAGCCTGATGCTTACATTTGGAAGACTAGGAGACATGGTTGGCTACAAAAAACTTTATCAATACGGCTTAATAACATTTTCCGCTACATCTGCCATATTAAGCATGTCAAACAATATTTATATGCTGATCGTTGTAAGAGCTTTTCAGGCTATTGGCGCAGGTATGCTTATGTCTATGGCTCCAGCAATAATAACAGCAACGTTTCCTCCAAACGAAAGAGGCAAGGCATTAGGCTTTAATGCAATGGCAGTTTCAATAGGACTTTCTATAGGACCTACTTTAGGTGGCTTTTTGCTTACATACCTTGGCTGGAGATCTATATTTTATATAAATATACCAATAGGAATAATCGGTTTTATCTGGGCTCAAGTAGTAGTACCTGACAACAAAGGAGTACCAGAAAAATTTGACCCGTTAGGCGCCATGTCTGCATTTTTATTTCTTACAGGTTTGCTTCTGTTTATATCTGAAGGAGGAACTTGGGGATGGACTTCAATACCCAGCATGATTTCCCTTGCAACATTTATAGTGTTTTTCATAATCTTCATTATGATCGAAAATAATCTGGAGTTTCCAATGCTTGACTTAAGCCTATTTAAAATCAGATTGTTTACATTTGGAAATCTCAGCACTTTAATAAACTTCATGGCTCAAAACACTATGACATTTTTGACACCTTTCCTTTTGCAAAAAATAGGGTATTCTACAGACCTGTCAGGTATAATCATGACGTCTTTTCCTCTGATAATGCTTGTTGTTGCGCCTTTAAGCGGAATTTTATCAGATAGATACGGCGCACAAATTCTATCAACAATCGGTGCATTAATTACAGCTATAGCACTTTTTTCAATGTCCACATTAAATCTGCATTCTTCAATGGCATCAATCATGTCAAGGCTGGGGCTTTTCGGCATTGGCAATGGTATATTTCAGACTCCAAACAACAGCTCTGTAATGGGCAGCGTATCCAAAAACAGGCTTGGCATCGCATCCGCCTTTTTGGCAACAATGAGAAATGCGGGAATGGTTCTCGGTATAGCGATGGGAAGTGCTATATTTACCAACAGAGAAATGTTTTATGAATCTCTGAAGATAAACAGTAATAATGCATTTTTATTTGGGTTGAGAGATGCGTACATTGTAGCTGGAGTATTTTCCATTATTTGTGCATTAACATCCCTCGTTAGGGATAAAATTAATAAAAAGAATAATTTAGAGAAGGATGGAGTGTAA